The Corvus hawaiiensis isolate bCorHaw1 chromosome 29, bCorHaw1.pri.cur, whole genome shotgun sequence region AGGAGGAGGGTCCCGCTCAGGGTGCTGAGCAGATCCTTGTGGGATTTGCCTGAGTTTTGGGGCTCCCTCAGTGCCTTGGGCAGAGGGACAAAATGATCCATTGCTGCATTTCCGGGCTGCTTCCCTCgcagctgcccctgcaggggcactttccagccagccctgctctgcaaaccATCAAAGGCCCTCGCAGAGCCACTGCTTGGGCTCCCCTTGGCTTTTGTGCTTCTCACAGGCCTGAGCAAACCACAGCCACGCCTTTTCCCCCACACAATTCTCACCTTGCAGCAGCTCTAAAGCTGCAAGAGTCAAAGCCCAGGGGGCAGGGAGGACCCTCAGGtcgtggctgcccctggggctggccagagcagggctggccaaTGCCCATCCCTGCGCAGTGGGGCTGTGGCGTGGCCTGGCCCCACCCTTGGATGGCCACTGGCTGCACGGAGGAgtttgggagctgcttcctgcctggggctccattcccaagCTGCTCTTGCCAGCTCAGATCCTGCAGGGGATGAGTGAGAATGGTGAAGTCTGGAATAGGTTTTCTCCCAAAACCAATAAACCCAAAGTGTCCCAACCCCCCAGGACGGAAACCTCGTGTGGGGGTAGTGGGAtcaggagggggggggggggcagcccCACAACAGCTTCAGCCCCCCCCCATTTGTGGTGTCTCAGTGGTGTGGTATCAATTTTTGGCCAAATCAGCcatttgcagaaggaaaaaagctccaTTTTTCCATGCGGGTGTTGAGGCAGAGGGGGCAGGTTGGTGCTCAGGCGTTGTGGGCAGAGCggggcacagccaggagtgTCCCGAGCGTTTCATCTGCAGGGTCTCATCCATTTCCTGGTTGCCAGCGCTGAgaccctgccagggctgggggcttggggtggctgtgggaggTTGTGGCGGGATCTGTGCCCTCCCCGACTGACACCCACACCCTGTCACCCCCACTGGCACCCCGTGGGGCTTCTCTCCCACAGAAGGGTCAcagggggctgcaggatggGGAAGAGGGGCTGCACCTTGGGGGATCCCAAAGGGGGACTGGGGGCTCCCAGAGTGGAGGGGAGCGTCAAGGGGAAGGGACATAGAAGGGACAGGGCACCCTCAAATTTGTGCCCTGCAGAGGTCACAGTGCCCAAGAAGGGACAGTGGGAGCCAGCAGGGCCCTTCCAGGACAGGGGTCCCCAGGATGTGCCACCACTGGGTaagagaccccccccccccaggaaTGTGTCCAGACACCCCCCCCAGCACCGCCATCCCCTAGGACAGGACCCCACGGCCGgccaggatggggcagccctgggagcaggatCCCCCCTGGACGTGTCAACCCCAGAACAGGGACCCCCCAGGACAGGACCCCTCTGGATGTGCCCCCCCAGGTCAGAACCCATCCCCTGTCTGACTCTCAGCACAAACggcctcttccttctgctgcccgAGAGAGAAAGTGAAAGTGTTGGGGGGCACAGCCCAACACCCCCATCCCCCACTGCCCCCCACCCCTCTCTGTGCCCCCGCACCCCCTATTCCCCCTGCACAGGGTCCCCCCAACCTGTTCCCTGCTCAGGAGCTCCCCAGGATCACTGAGCCGCACACTGGGGGGTGAGGCAGCGTGGCACAAACGTGAGGAAATGAAGGACAAAAGAGAAATcaagaggaaaaagccaaagGGTGGGGGGGACACAGAACCGGAGCTACCCAGGACCCCCCTGTGATGCCGCCCCAGGTAATGAGCGCCCCggggtggctgtgctgggccctGAGTCACCCCAAAATCTGAGGCACCCGGTGAAGGAGCTGCGACCCACGAGCCCCCCCAGCCACTGCTCATCCCTGGGACCCCCATTCCCCTGGGAACCCGACCGTGgcagccccattccctgtgtcccccttTTCTTGAAGCCCCATCCTGGGTCTCCTGTTGCCCAGCATCTCTGTCCCCTACCCCCCACCCCCTTTGCCCCCCATTCCCTCAGTACACCCATCCTGGGGACCCGCCGACACATGGGGACCCCCATTCCCCCAGACAGACACTCCCTGTCACTTCCCCACTCTCCCCATTCCCCTGGGACACCCATCCTGAGATCCCCACATGCCCTGAGCCCCCCAATCCTGGGAACACCATGTCCCACcatgtccccagcctgtcccctgcTGTGTCTCCACCCTGCCCCCACCCTGCAACACCCTGCCCCCACGAAGAGCCACCAGCACCGTGACATCGCTTCCTTCCATTTGGTCCCAAGAGCCACAACGCAGGGGACAGGTGGCCCCGGCAGCGTGTGACAGCCAGCCCGGGTGACCGAGGACACTGGGATGGCCAGGAAGGTGGCACTGCTCCTGTGGGGTGAGTGCCCCGGGCACGGGCCTGACGCCCCGGGGATGGGCCCTGGTGAGGCAGAGAgcggtggggagggggcagagggggctgcagggtgcCCTGAGGTCCCCAGGGTCAGCAGAGCCCGAGCATGGGCATGGAGCCCTTAAATGTGACCGGAGTAatgagggagctgtggggacTGGAATAGGGGGGGACAGGAATGGAGGGAGTGGGATGTAGCAAAAGGAAccttggggctgggccaggtGTGAGGACAGGGccagggggacagggatgcaggTACAGGGACAAGGGCCAGGCACCATCAGGATGGGCCACAGGGCCAGGTGCCATTGGGATGGGATCATGGGCAGAGGGCCGTGGGGATGTGGCCATGGGGacaggtgctgtggggtgggtggAGGTGACTTGTCCAAGCATGGGGTGTccacagtgtccccatgtcctgcCTCAGCCCAGGGTGACAGAGATGTCCCTGTCCTCAAGACCTCCGTGCTAAACCGGTGACCCCGTGGGGACAGTTTGGGGACAGCCCCACACTCCGTGCCCCGGGTGCCGCTGTCCCCGCGGTGCcacccccacccagccctgtcccttctcccttccagcccagacccTCGGCCTCGCTGGTGAGTCCTCGGGGGGATgccacatccctgccctgctgtccccatcctgcaCTGGCCCTGGCAGGCTGGTGTCCCCTGTCACCCGCAGGCACCCAGACCACCCAGCTCCTCGTGGAGCCCCCCTGGACGCTGCCGGTGCTGTGGGACCGGGTGACACTGACCTGCCAGGGCTCGGGCACCGCCGCTGCCATCACCTGGTACAAGGACGGGCAGCgctggtggctgcagggacCCGACCGATTCCGTGTCACCGACAGTGGCACCTACAAATGTTACAGACCCGGCACCGGGATGAGCCCCCCCGTCAGCGTCTTAAATGGTGAGGGGGGTTTGGTGTCCACAGCCTGGGCCCGCGGAATCCCCGAGGGCTCTGGGTGGGCTCTGCTCCATGGGTCACCCCCCCTTCGTGTGACGAGAGGCCCTCGGTGTCCTGCACACGGGGACATCCCAGAGTATCCCAGTGCAAGCAGACCCTCGTGTTGGCACTGAGGACCCCTGGTGTGATGCAAACGGGGCGTCCCGGTGCCATCGGGACCCCACGGATCCCCACGGTGTGACGGGACCCCCCTGTCTCCCAGActggctggtgctgcaggtgccGGTGCAGGCGCTGCTGGAGGGGGACACGGTGACACTGCGCTGCCAGGGGTGGCAGAACAAACCGGTGGCCTCGGTGTCCTTCTACCGTGAGGAGAAACAACTGCAGAGGTTCCGCGATGGGActgagctgtccctgtcccctctgcggCTGCACCACAGCGGCCGCTACCGCTGCAGGGGCTGGGTGGACTCTGTGCTGTCACGGTGGAAGGAGTCAGCACCGGTGACAGTGAAGGTGCATGGTGAGCACCCCACAGCCGCCACCCTgacacccccacacccccacacctcagcacccccacagccccttcACAGCAGGCTCGGAGTCACATTTCCCCCACCCTGtctccttcccagagctgttCCCGGTGCCGGTGCTGGAGGGTCCTCCTGAGCCTACCGAGGGGTCCTCCTTGAATctcagctgcctcagcccccccagccccctgcggCCCCGAGCCCCCCTCCTGCACCTCTTCTACCGGCACGGGCAGTTGGTGGGGGGCCCGCAGGGGTCcccgcagctcctgctgcccgcCGTGGGGGTCTCCCACTCGGGGAATTACAGCTGCCAGGTGCGCTCCGAGCGGGGGCCGTGGGGAAGAGCAGCACCCGGCTCCGCGTCACGGTGCGCAGTGAGTGCAGGGATGGGCGCGGGGAGCCCCGACAGCCGCCACGGGTCCCCCAGTCCTGTCTGGGAACACCCAGCTCTCCCTGACCCCTGCCCAGTGtcctcccatcccttcccacttCCTTCCTTAGGTCCCACCATCCCCTTCTGGGTCCCCACCCGGCCCTGGAGTCCCCCCCATCCCTCTCCAGGTGTCCCCTCCCTAAACCCCCCATCCTTccttggggtcccttcccaccctttCCAAGCTGTTCCCAGGCTCCCTGCCCCATCTTCTTCACAGGGGTCCCCTCGTCCCTCCCCCACCCTCCCCGGGTCCTTCACTGTCCTCTGGTGTCCCCCTCCCACAGGGGTCCCGCTCTCGGGGGTGTCCGTGTCGGTGCAGCCCCCCGGGGGacaggtggcactgggggaccgcctggtgctgagctgcacGGTGGCCGCGGGTACAGGTCTCCTGTCCTTCTCCTGGCACCGGGGGGACTCGTGGGCACTTCTGGGCACTGGCCTCCGCCTGGAGCTGCACCACGTTGGGGACAATGACAGCGGCCACTACCAGTGCAGGGCCAGCAACGGGGACAGCGTGGCCGAGAGTGTCCCCCTGAATGTCACCGTCCTGGGTGAGCAGGACACCAGAAATGGGGTGACCCCATCCACGGTAAACCCTATCATGCCCATCCCATTTTGATCCCGCCGTTCCCATCCCCCCAAGCCAGGTGCCAGCCCCGTCTGTGTCTCCGCAGTGCCCGTGGCCAATGCCACCATCAGCCCcggtgccctggcacagccggTGCGCGCAGGTGACCCCGTGACCCTGCGCTGCTCGGTGCAGGTGGGCTCAGCCCCTGTCACCTTCACCTGGCTGCGCAACGGGAGCGAGGTGGCCCAGGGTCCCCTCCTGGAGCTCGGCGACGTCCATGTGGGACATTCCGGCACCTACCAGTGCGTGGCCACCAACCAGCTGGGACAGGACGGGCACCACGTGTTCCGGGCTCTCACCCCCGAGCTGGCACTGACGGTGACACCGCGGGCACACTGGGACACAGGTGGGCTCACCGGGAGTCAATGGGATTGCAGCATCCCCGGAGTGACTGGTGATCCTGATGtgtccccctctgtccccagcagtggcCGCAGGGGTTGCCGGGtccctcctgttcctgctcctgctcgtGGGTGTCATTGTGGGCTGTCACCGGTGGCAGCGCCTGGGTGGGTGACAGTGGGGCCGACGGGGaccctggggagctgggaggcCACCGAGAATGTGGGGATGATGgggcagcacccacagcccctgacTTGGGCAGTGCTGAGTTCCCAGTCACCTTTGCTCGAGGTCCTCAAGGATTAGGGTTGGTGTTGGAGGGtggtgcagggatgcagggggtTCTTTCAGGAATCCTGGGGCAGTTTGGAGggtgcccatccctgccagccTTGAGGCTCTGGGGGCATCAGGACATGGGGCACTGGTGTGGGTCAGGGTTTCTGGGGGGCTCCAGGAATGCTGGGGGTGTCCTGGGGGAAAGTGAGAGCCCTGTCGGGGTTGAGGATTCCCGAGGGTGGTCAGGGCCTTGGGGACCCCATAGTCACCCCCAcccttttcctttgcagcctccAGGAAGCACCAGGAAAGGTGAGTGGGGGGCTCCAGCCATGACCCCCCCTTTTACCCCAACCCCAAGACCTCCCATTCCCTCTCACAcatcccccatccctgcagggctccCCCGGAGCCCCCGGCCTCTctggaggagggggaggtgCTGTACACCCACGTCACGAGGACGAAGCGGACGCAGGGTGAGTCCGGGGTgggacacacacagggacacgtCACCCACGGGGAGTGTCACAGAGATGCCACAGCCAGGGTCTCCTGCAGGGCCCACCCGCACCGCTCCGCCCCAGGATACCCAAGTGACCTACGCGGAGCTGCCGGGACCCCACGGGCGACCGCGGGCACCCAGTGACATCTACGGGAACGTGCTGGGGCACTGAGGGCGCTGGGGGACACTGGAGGACCCGACTGACTTCTGTTGGGaccaaaatgcagctttttgctGAAACTGGGAGAAATGGTGTTTCTTTATTCAGCTTTCTCCTGCTTTAGGAACGGGATTCTCCAATTTCCTGCTTCTACTAAAAACTTTCTCTCCCCATCCGGCTGCGGAGGGCAGTGAGAGAGCGGCTTTGGTGGGTGCGGGGCATGCGGGCAGCGTcagcccacggcaaggcaggaaggaggagggtCCCGCTCAGGGTGCTGAGCAGATCCTTGTGGCATTTGCCTGAGTTTTGGGGCTCCCTCAGTGCCTTGGGCAGAGGGACAAAATGATGCATTGCTGCATTTCCGGGCTGCTTCCCTCgcagctgcccctgcaggggcgctttccagccagccctgctctgcaaaccATCAAAGGCCCTCGCTCGCAGAGCCACTGCTTGGGCTCCCCTTGGCTTTTGTGCTTCTCGCAGGCTTGAGCAAAACACAGCCACGCCTTTTCCCCCACACAATTCTCACCTTGCAGCAGCTCTAA contains the following coding sequences:
- the LOC125318054 gene encoding Fc receptor-like protein 4, which translates into the protein MAGKVALLLWAQTLGLAGAQTTQLLVQPPWTPPVLWDRVTLTCQGSGTAAATTWYKDGQHWQLQGPDRFRVTESGTYQCDRPSTGRSPPMSVSNDWLVLQVPVQALLEGDTVTLRCQGWQNKPVASVSFYREEKQLQRFRDGTELSLSPLRLHHSGRYRCRGWVDSVLSRWKESAPVTVKVHELFPVPVLEGPPEPTEGSSLNLSCLSPPSPLRPRAPLLHLFYRHGQLVGGPQGSPQLLLPAVGVSHSGNYSCQVRSERGPWGRAAPGSASRCAVSAGMGAGSPDSRHGSPSPVWEHPALPDPCPVSSHPFPLPSLGPTIPFWVPTRPWSPPHPSPGVPSLNPPSFLGVPSHPFQAVPRLPAPSSSQGSPRPSPTLPGSFTVLWCPPPTGVPLSGVSVSVQPPGGQVALGDRLVLSCTVAAGTGLLSFSWHRGDSWALLGTGLRLELHHVGDNDSGHYQCRASNGDSVAESVPLNVTVLVPVANATISPGALAQPVRAGDPVTLRCSVQVGSAPVTFTWLRNGSEVAQGPLLELGDVHVGHSGTYQCVATNQLGQDGHHVFRALTPELALTVTPRAHWDTAVAAGVAGSLLFLLLLVGVIVGCHRWQRLASRKHQERAPPEPPASLEEGEVLYTHVTRTKRTQGPTRTAPPQDTQVTYAELPGPHGRPRAPSDIYGNVLGH